The Pelmatolapia mariae isolate MD_Pm_ZW linkage group LG10_11, Pm_UMD_F_2, whole genome shotgun sequence genome includes a region encoding these proteins:
- the cldn12 gene encoding claudin-12, whose translation MSCRDIHATNAFAFIIAILSVGGLAVAALIPQWRVTKLITFNRNAKNISVYDGLWAKCVMQDGYSGCLYYDSEWYSKLDQLDLRLLQFCLPTGLGFGILALLLSMTGMCKTCCCSDKPEPDIKTVRFLVNSPGCHLVAGMFFFLGGAVPIAPSVWFLFRTKEMNARYANIFSDGFAVYVSIGCSGGLMLAALLMFMWYCMCKKLPSPFWLPMSTSNSMSTQPLIANAHSPASVYGPQPFPPQTFPPTVINSQPHVPAQGYVQSVIAPAPPQVYVSQVSAPNGYGSEVEGNHAYGYAPSQSYAPSQSYAPSQSYAPSQSYAPSQGYASSYTGHRYSTRSRMSAIEIDIPVLTQE comes from the exons ATGTCGTGCCGGGACATCCACGCCACCAACGCTTTTGCCTTCATCATTGCCATTTTGTCTGTAGGTGGGCTCGCAGTGGCAGCATTAATTCCGCAGTGGCGCGTAACGAAACTCATCACCTTTAATCGCAATGCCAAGAATATCAGTGTGTATGATGGGCTGTGGGCTAAATGTGTGATGCAGGATGGCTATTCAGGATGCCTCTACTATGATTCAGAG TGGTACTCCAAGTTGGATCAGCTGGATCTGCGGCTTTTGCAGTTCTGCCTTCCCACAGGCCTCGGGTTCGGCATTTTAGCCTTGCTGCTGTCCATGACCGGGATGTGTAAAACCTGTTGCTGCTCAGACAAGCCTGAACCGGACATTAAAACAGTTAGATTCCTGGTGAACAGTCCAGGTTGTCACCTGGTGGCAGGGATGTTTTTCTTCCTGGGTGGTGCAGTCCCCATTGCGCCCTCGGTGTGGTTCCTTTTCCGCACCAAGGAGATGAACGCCAGATATGCCAACATCTTCTCTGATGGCTTTGCTGTGTATGTATCTATAGGCTGTTCTGGAGGACTGATGCTAGCCGCACTGCTGATGTTCATGTGGTACTGTATGTGCAAGAAGCTGCCTTCACCTTTCTGGTTGCCCATGTCCACGTCCAACTCCATGTCAACCCAGCCTCTCATTGCCAACGCACATTCTCCTGCCTCAGTTTATGGTCCGCAGCCTTTCCCACCACAGACTTTCCCTCCCACAGTAATTAACTCCCAACCACATGTGCCCGCGCAAGGCTACGTGCAGAGCGTTATCGCACCTGCTCCACCACAGGTGTACGTGTCTCAGGTTTCTGCACCGAATGGCTATGGATCAGAGGTTGAAGGAAATCACGCCTACGGCTACGCCCCCTCTCAAAGTTACGCTCCCTCTCAAAGTTACGCTCCCTCGCAGAGCTATGCCCCCTCACAGAGTTACGCTCCCTCTCAGGGGTACGCATCCAGCTATACAGGCCACCGCTACTCCACCCGCTCGCGGATGTCGGCAATAGAAATTGACATTCCTGTGCTGACGCAAGAGTAG